The DNA segment CGATTGCTGCTGCTCCTTTGCCGTGAGGCGGGTGTGCCTTTCATCATCAACGACTACCCGGACCTGGCGGCGGAACTGGACGCGGATGGCGTCCACATCGGCCAGGATGACGGCTCACTGGCCAAGGCCCGTGCCGTGGTGGGTGAGGGGAAGATCATCGGCCGCTCGACCCATTCGCTCGAGCAGGCCCGAACGGCCCTCGCTGCGGGGTTCGACTACATCGGCTTTGGTCCGCTGTTCCCCACCCCCACCAAGCGCGGCAGGCCGGGCATCGGGCTGCTGAACATTTCGTTCATGGAGGAGGAGATCGGCTCGAAGATCCCGGCGTTCTGCATCGGGGGGATCACCCCGGCAACGCTGCCGGAGGTGCTCGCCGCTGGCGCGCGCCGCATCGTCGTGGTTTCCGCGTTGCTCCGGTCCCCGGACATCCGTTCCGCCACCCATCAATTCAAAACACTCCTAGCCTGATTCCATCCATGTCCACATCATCCGCAGTCATCATCGGCGGCACCATCGCCATCGACCACGTCAAGACCCCGAACGCCGAAGCTGCCAACCTGCTGGGTGGTTCCGCCTCCTACGCCTCCATCGCGGCCTCCTACTACACTTCGCCGGTCCATCTGGTGGGCATCATCGGCAAGGATTTCCCGAAGGAACACGTGGAGCTTTTCAATGCGAAGGGCATCACCCTCGACGGGGTGGAGCGCTCCGAGGGCGACTCTTTCTCCTGGTCCGGTGAGTATCATGAGAACATGAACGACCGCACCACCCGCCAGGTGGACATCAACGTCCTGGAAAACTGGTCGGTCAAGGTTCCCGCCACCATCGCGGACGCACCGGTGGTCGTGCTGGCGAACATGTCCCCGGAGAACCAGCTCCAGATGCTGGACGCCTGCACCGGCGCGAAGTTCGTCGTCGCCGACACCATGGACCTCTGGATCGCCATCGCGAACGAGAAGCTTCATGAAGTGCTCAAGCGCATCGACCTCCTCGTCATCAATGAAAGCGAGGCCCGCGAGTTCGCTGGCACCAGCAACCTCGTCGTCGCCGGCCGCCGCCTGCTCGAAAAGGGACCGAAGCACGTGGTCATCAAGCTGGGTGAGTTCGGAGCCATCCTCTTCACCGCCAATGGCACCTCCTGCCCGCAGCTTTTCCGTTGCGCCGCCTTCCCGCTGACGGAAGTCGCCGACCCCACCGGGGCAGGCGATTCCTTCCTCGGCGCGCTCGCCGGTTACCTCGCGTCCACCGGTAAATCCGAGTATTCCTTCGAGGATATCCGGCAGGCCATTGTCCAAGGCTCAGTGGTGGCATCCTTCACCTGCGAGGCATTCTCGACCCGCCGCCTCCAGACCCTCAGCCGCACCCAGATCGACGAGCGCCTCGCGTTCCTCAAATCGATCACCCATTGGCCATGACAATGTAAAGTCCGCGAAATGCGTCCGATTAAGGTCAAAATGGAACAGAATTTTGGTGGTGATTTTGGTGAATTTTATATAAATCATTCTTGTTCAATGAATTGAATGGAGTGAGTTCTGCGGCGAAAAATTGAAAAATACCGCCGTGGTCTTCAATTTTTTACTTGCTGCCGAGGGATGCCCCCTGCATGGTAACTGGCGAAAGCTTCATTGCGGCTAGGATAGTTTACGAAAACGTCACGGCCCAAAAAACCCTTAGAACTCGACAAACTCCCTCTCACATTCGAAATCATCCGCACATGAAATCAATCCTTTCATATTCCCTCCTGGCCGCGGCAATGGCTGCAGGTGTGGCCACCGCCCAGACGACGGCGACGACTGGACCAGTCGGCTATATCACTCTTGGCAACCAAGGTTCGGCCACTGCAGTTCCAGCAAACACTGACGTTGTAGTTTCCAGTCCTCTCCTTCGTTCGGCTGAATTTGCCGGGTTGGTGGCGAGTGTTTCTGGTAATACTATCGAGGTGTCCGGGGCGCAGGGTTGGACCTCTACTCAGTGGACCTCGGATGCTTCCAAGCCTTATTTGCTATACTCGGCTAGCGGAGCCCAAGAAGGTCTGAGTGCGATCATTACTGGGAGTTCCGGAAGCTCCCTGACGGTAACGGTGGTTGACGGTACTCTCAGTGGTCTTGCCGCTGGCGATAAGTTGAAAATCATCCCAGCTTGGACGGTCAAATCCTTCATCAGTCCTGCTTCTGTTCCTCCAGGAACTCAGTTGTTTGCTTATGCCGGAACTGCTGCTGGTATCAACGTTTCGCCCACTCACATTATGGCATCTACGGGTACAACTTGGGTGTTTACCCTTGGCGGTACGGGAACCGCTGATAACTTCATCGTTTATCCGACTGAATCACTGGTTCTTCGAACAGGTGCGAATCCTGTAACTAATCTCGTTCTCAGTGGTGAGGTTCCGACTTTCAAGCATCGCACAACGCTCTCCAAGCTTAGTGCGGCAGGAACTGCCCAAGATATTCGGATCGCTTATACAAGTCCTGTGAATCAGCCTTTGCTCGCAAGTGGCTTGGGAAATGCTGCCGGTGACCAGCTTTTCATCTATGATAATGCTGTAACAGGTCGCAATAAGGCTCCGAGTCAGATTATGACCTTTACCGGTTCAGCTTGGGTGGGTACCTTTGGTCCTCTCACTGGAAACCAAAACACATATGAACTGGTTGGCGGTCGTGGATACGTTTATCGTGCCGCAGCATCCACGCCTCAAGGAATTCGAGAATGGTCTAGTTCTCAGGCCTATCTCCCTTCTCTCTAAAGAAGCGCAAATTTGATCACAATTTTTCGAAAACTATGAAAAAGTTGCTTATTACGACGTTCGGTCTGATGGCCGGTTGGAGTGCTGCAAGTGCTGCGACGGTGTTCCAATTCAATGAAGCATTCTCCGGTGGCATTTCCTCGAACCTCTCCAACGCTGCAGGTGTGGCTGCGACAAACGGTCTCTTTTGGGGCATCATCATCGATAAAGATGGTGGCTCCCTTTCACAGACCACCTTTGATCCTATCGTTCCGACTTTCAGTGCTGTAGTGGCACTCACGGCTGGAGGCGCTGCAACTGACGCAATCGTTGTGTTTGCTGATACGTTCACTGCTGATCAAAGCTTCGGTGGTGCCTTCACTGATGTTGGAGGTACGACAGGAACTTCTGGTGGTGTTTCTGCTATCACGGTCAATTACACCAATGGTATTCTGGCAGGACAGACCTTCCAGCTTATCTGGTTTGACTCCGTTACCAAAACTGCTGGGGTGCTTTCTTCTTCGGAATTTGTTCTTCCTGCCGATGCTGGTAACGTCGTGACTGTCGATGATGTTTTCATTGGCGCAGATCCGATCCGAGCTGCGACGGGCATTACATTCATTCCCGAGCCATCCACAATGCTTCTCGGTGCGTTTGGTGCCCTTGGTCTCCTTCGCCGCCGCCGCTGATTGCGGAAGCGTTGAACAAATCTCAAAAGGCGGGCTTCGGCCCGCCTTTTTTGTTTTTGAGGGAAGAGTGTGCCGGGGGCATTGGGATTTGGGTGAGGCTCAGGGGTCCTACATTCGGGAGAAATCCAACCGCAGATGAACGGGATGGACGCAGATGAACGGGATGGACGCAGATGAACGTCAGGATGGATCTAAAACCCGGGTCCGAACCGCAACTTCGACTCCAAAAGTCCGAGGCGTAAGATAAAAGCAAAGATTTTGCGTTCATCTGCGGTTGAAAAATGCACGTATCAGGGAACTGCCCATCCCTAATGTAGGGGGCGTTGGGTGGGGCTTGATTCGCTTTTCTTGGAAAGGGCTGATGCAATGCTCTTATTCCGCGAGGATTGTGGGGTGGTAGCTTGTTCGGAGAGGCGGAGAGGATGTTTCCATTGCTTGCTTGCGTGGTAGGAAACGAGCGTTGAGAATCCGGGCATGTTCACGCCGAAGTGGAAGAAAGAGGCGAAGCTGCTCGCGAAGGGCGGGCGGAAGTTTGTGAATTACAAACGGGATCTGCTGAAGCCGGAGCGGGTGGACGAGATCGAGTCGCGGCTGGACGATCTGCTGAAGGCGATCAAGGCGAATGACCCGAAGAAGGCCGCGGAAGCCGGGAAACAGCTCCGGGCGACCTGTGAGAATTCCCTGAAATACGAGAAGCCGGTGGGTTGGCTGGAGGAGAACGTCGAGGTGATGTTCGTCGCCATCGTCATTGCGCTCGGCCTGCGGGCCTATTACCTGCAACCCTTCCGGATCCCGACGGGATCCATGCAGCCGACGCTGAACGGCATTGTCGGCACCTCGCTCAAGCAGGAGGAATGGCCGTCGTTCCCGCAACGGATGGTGGAGTTCGTCCTCCGTGGCAGGAGTTACGTCAAACTGGAGAACAAGGAGGACAAGCAGGTGCTTTTCATGGACCGCGGCTCGCTGATCGCGACGACGGATGTCCAGAAGTTCCACTTTTTCAGCCGTGGTGCGATTGTCTGTGCGGACCGCACGTTGATTCCGCTGCCGGCTCCGGGAAATCCCTGCCAGAGCGCGGGTCTGGCCCAAGCAGCCGTTGTGGCCCGGCAGAATGGCGGGGTCCTCCCCAAGGGGACCGTTCTGTGTGAAGGCTACATCGATACCGGCGATCTCGTGCTGGTGAACAAGTTCTCCTACCACTTCCGGAAGCCGAAGAGGGGCGAGGTGTTTGTTTTCGACACCATCGGCATCAAGGGCATCCGCGAGCGGAGCGGGGACCAGGCGGACGGCTCCCACTACATCAAGCGGCTCTGCGGAGTTCCGGGGGACACGCTTTCGATCGATACCCCGAATCTGCTGGTGGATGGAAAGGTGGCGCAGGAGCCGGGCATCCAGCGGGTGGCCAACGGTACACCACCTCATCCGAAGGTAGGCTATGTCCTGGCAAGCGGGGAAGATGTCCGTCCGGGGCAGAGTCTCCCGCCACGGCAGTACCTCAGTCACTCCGCCAGCCCTCTGGCTCTGGCCGCGGACGCGCCGAGGGGCATGCGCGAGTATGCGGCCCTGGGTGACAACACGCGCAACTCCCTGGATTCCCGCTATTGGGGGAGCGTCAAGGAGTTCAACCTGGTGGGGCCGGCGTTGTTCTCCCTCTGGCCGATCACCACGGGGCATTGGGGGCTCATCCACTGACAGTGTGTCCGTTTCCTCCGAGATCACCCGCCGTGCGAAGTCAAATCTGGCTTTCGCGCTGAGCATCCTGCCAAGGGAACGGCGGGAGGACATGGTGGTCTTCTATGCCTTCTGCCGGACCATGGACGATATCGCGGATGATCCCGCGATGGAGGCGTCCGCCCGTTCCGCCGCCTTGCGGGGATGGAGGGAAGGACTGGAACACGGATTTCCAGCGCCCGGGGAGTTCGAGCGGGAGGTCGTGGATATGCGGGACAGGAACCATGTTCCGAACGACCTGCTGCTGGCGATCATCGACGGCTGCGAGATGGACCTGAAGCCGCAGCGCTTCGGAACCTGGGAAGATCTCGAGCGGTACACCTGGAAGGTGGCCTGCGCGGTGGGCCTGGTGTCCGTCCGCTTGTTCGGCTGCCAGGATCCGGTGTCGGACCGGTATGCGGTGGCGCTGGGGCATGCCCTGCAACTGACCAACATCCTGAGGGACATCGGGGAGGATCTTTCGAACGGGCTGCGGATCTATCTGCCGCTGGCGGACCTTTCTCGCTTCCAGTACACGGAGCGGGATCTGGTGGGGCGTGTCCATGATGGGCGCTTCCTCGCGCTGATGGAGTACGAAGCCGGGCGGGCGGAAATGTATTTCAAGGAGGCGGAGGAATGCCTGCCTGCCATGGACCGGGAGTCGCTGCTCCCAGCCCGGATCATGGCGGAAATCTATCACACCCTGCTGGTGAAGATGCGTGCGGACGGGTTCCGGGTTTTCGCGAAGCGTTACGCCATCTCCAAGGCGCGGAAATTGACAATCCTTTCGAAGCATCTGATTGCACGGAAGCGATGAATCGAATAATCTGTGCAATCATCCGTTTCATCATTATGAAAAAAATCTTCTTTTGTTCCATGGCGGGAGCGCTGCTCCTCAGTTCCTGCACCCAGTACCAAGCACAGGGAGCCGGCGTGGGAGCCTTGGGTGGAGCGGCGGTGGGAGCGCTGGCGGGAAATGATCGTCGCGATGTCGCCACCGGAGCCATCGTCGGTGCCGCGCTGGGTACCGGGATCACCGCCGCCCAGGAGAACGCCCGCAACCGTTCGACGCCTCCAGACGGTTACTATGATGACCGGGGCGGCTATCGTGGGGATTACCGGGACGACTATCGTCAGGCTCCTCCGGAGCGCTCCACGCCCCGGCAGGACTATCCCTACGCGGAGCGGACGGGCAGTCCGAAGCGGGTGATCAGCCCGTATCCGCCGTACAACGTCATCGATGTGGACGGCTTCCGTTCCGGCCAGCTTGCGAAGGACCCTTCCAACGGGAAAATTTTCCGCATTCCTTGAGCGGTTTCACCGGATCAAGCATGCCGGTGGGCGGAGAAGCGTCTGACTGCGCGAGAAAAGCCGTTGTCATCGCTGGTGCGAACCGCTAAAAGCGGAGTTGCAAGAGTCAAAACCCCGTAAGATGGCATCCCGCCCCCGTATTTTTCCTGCATTCCGCAGCCTCCTCGCGTTGGTCGTGGCTGTGTGTACTTATGCGCTGGCGGTGCCATCCTTGATGGCGCAGGGCTGGCAGGTCACCAAGATCGAGGGCCGCGACTATGTGAGCATCGAGAGCGTCAAAAAGTTCTACGGCTTCCAGACGGCGGAGAAAAAGGGCAACTCGATCGTCCTCAAGTCGCTCGATAAGACCGGGAAGAACGGCATCATCATGCAGCTCCAGATCGGTTCCCAGGAGTGCCTGCTGAACAAGGTGAAGTTCATCTTCACCCATAATGTGGAGTCGGGGGGAAGCCTCGGCCTGATTTCGCAGATGGACCTGATCAAGCTGATCGAGCCGGTGCTGCGCCCCAACTTCATCCCGAATGCGGGCGACTTCAGGACCGTGATCCTGGATGCCGGACACGGGGGCAAGGATCCCGGCGCGACAAACCCGCTGGGAACGGAGGCGAACTACAATCTCTCCCTTGCCGGGCGGATCAAAGGCTTGCTGGAGAAGCAGGGCTTCCGCGTCATCCTCACCCGCAGCACCGACCGCTATTATTCCCTGCAGGAACGGGTGGAGATCGCGAACGCGGTGAAGGAGAACTCGATCTTCATCAGCCTGCACTTCAACTCCGGTGGACGTGACGCCCGCGGCATTGAGACCTTCACCCTTTCCCCACCGGGAGTCGCCCATTATGGAGCCGGCTTCAAATCGAGCGATGCGTTCGCCCGCAGGGGCAATGAGCATGACTCCGCGAACATTGCCCTGGCCACGGCCGTTCATGGATCGATCCTCCGCGAGCTGCGGGAAAACACCTTCGACCGCGGCATCAAGCGCGCGAGGTTCAGCGTGCTCAGCGGGATCCGTCACCCGGCCATCCTTTTCGAGGGAGGCTTCATGAGCCACCCGTATGAGGCGAGGCTGATCGCGAATGAAAAATACCAGATCGCGCTGGCGAATGGCATTGCCACCGCGATCCGCAAATACCAGTTCGCGGTGACCCGGATGCCCGCTTCCAAGCCGAATCCTTGAGCCGGTAATCAGGCAGCCGGTGGAAGCTGCCCTCCACCGAGGATCGCTTCCGTCATCCGCAGGGCTTCGAGGTTGGTCCTGACGCTGTGGACACGATGGAGCAGGACGCCTTTTTCCCTGCCCAGCGAGGTGAGCGCGGCGGTCGGCCATTCGCGTGCCTCCAGTGCGGTTTCACCGAGCAGAACCCCGAGGAATGACTTCCGGGATACCCCCAGCAGCAGCGGGCGGTTGTGAGCGGCCAGATCCCCGAGAGAACGCAGCAGGGCCAGGTTGTGATCCAGGGTCTTTCCGAAGCCGATGCCCGGATCGAAGCAGAGTGCCTCCGGATGGATCCCGGCGGATGTCAGCGAAGCGTGGCGTTCCTCGAAAAACCCACGGATCTCCCGGACCACATCCCCGTAGGTGGGGGCCAGTTGCATGGTGCGCGGCTGGCCCTGCATGTGCATGACCACCACGCCGCATCCGCTGGCGGCACACACCGCCACCATCGCCGGATCCCGCAGACCGCAGACGTCATTGACGATGTCCGCCCCGGCGGTGAGCGCGGCTTCCGCCACGGCAGCCTTTGAGGTGTCGATGGAGATCCATCCGTCCCATTCCGC comes from the Luteolibacter sp. SL250 genome and includes:
- the thiE gene encoding thiamine phosphate synthase, producing MSLSSARLYCILDLDYVAQTEAVRVTSQLLEGGADVLQLRGKNHDVETIRKVGRLLLLLCREAGVPFIINDYPDLAAELDADGVHIGQDDGSLAKARAVVGEGKIIGRSTHSLEQARTALAAGFDYIGFGPLFPTPTKRGRPGIGLLNISFMEEEIGSKIPAFCIGGITPATLPEVLAAGARRIVVVSALLRSPDIRSATHQFKTLLA
- a CDS encoding PfkB family carbohydrate kinase codes for the protein MSTSSAVIIGGTIAIDHVKTPNAEAANLLGGSASYASIAASYYTSPVHLVGIIGKDFPKEHVELFNAKGITLDGVERSEGDSFSWSGEYHENMNDRTTRQVDINVLENWSVKVPATIADAPVVVLANMSPENQLQMLDACTGAKFVVADTMDLWIAIANEKLHEVLKRIDLLVINESEAREFAGTSNLVVAGRRLLEKGPKHVVIKLGEFGAILFTANGTSCPQLFRCAAFPLTEVADPTGAGDSFLGALAGYLASTGKSEYSFEDIRQAIVQGSVVASFTCEAFSTRRLQTLSRTQIDERLAFLKSITHWP
- a CDS encoding TIGR02597 family protein; the protein is MKSILSYSLLAAAMAAGVATAQTTATTGPVGYITLGNQGSATAVPANTDVVVSSPLLRSAEFAGLVASVSGNTIEVSGAQGWTSTQWTSDASKPYLLYSASGAQEGLSAIITGSSGSSLTVTVVDGTLSGLAAGDKLKIIPAWTVKSFISPASVPPGTQLFAYAGTAAGINVSPTHIMASTGTTWVFTLGGTGTADNFIVYPTESLVLRTGANPVTNLVLSGEVPTFKHRTTLSKLSAAGTAQDIRIAYTSPVNQPLLASGLGNAAGDQLFIYDNAVTGRNKAPSQIMTFTGSAWVGTFGPLTGNQNTYELVGGRGYVYRAAASTPQGIREWSSSQAYLPSL
- a CDS encoding PEP-CTERM sorting domain-containing protein, giving the protein MKKLLITTFGLMAGWSAASAATVFQFNEAFSGGISSNLSNAAGVAATNGLFWGIIIDKDGGSLSQTTFDPIVPTFSAVVALTAGGAATDAIVVFADTFTADQSFGGAFTDVGGTTGTSGGVSAITVNYTNGILAGQTFQLIWFDSVTKTAGVLSSSEFVLPADAGNVVTVDDVFIGADPIRAATGITFIPEPSTMLLGAFGALGLLRRRR
- the lepB gene encoding signal peptidase I; translated protein: MFTPKWKKEAKLLAKGGRKFVNYKRDLLKPERVDEIESRLDDLLKAIKANDPKKAAEAGKQLRATCENSLKYEKPVGWLEENVEVMFVAIVIALGLRAYYLQPFRIPTGSMQPTLNGIVGTSLKQEEWPSFPQRMVEFVLRGRSYVKLENKEDKQVLFMDRGSLIATTDVQKFHFFSRGAIVCADRTLIPLPAPGNPCQSAGLAQAAVVARQNGGVLPKGTVLCEGYIDTGDLVLVNKFSYHFRKPKRGEVFVFDTIGIKGIRERSGDQADGSHYIKRLCGVPGDTLSIDTPNLLVDGKVAQEPGIQRVANGTPPHPKVGYVLASGEDVRPGQSLPPRQYLSHSASPLALAADAPRGMREYAALGDNTRNSLDSRYWGSVKEFNLVGPALFSLWPITTGHWGLIH
- a CDS encoding squalene/phytoene synthase family protein; protein product: MSVSSEITRRAKSNLAFALSILPRERREDMVVFYAFCRTMDDIADDPAMEASARSAALRGWREGLEHGFPAPGEFEREVVDMRDRNHVPNDLLLAIIDGCEMDLKPQRFGTWEDLERYTWKVACAVGLVSVRLFGCQDPVSDRYAVALGHALQLTNILRDIGEDLSNGLRIYLPLADLSRFQYTERDLVGRVHDGRFLALMEYEAGRAEMYFKEAEECLPAMDRESLLPARIMAEIYHTLLVKMRADGFRVFAKRYAISKARKLTILSKHLIARKR
- a CDS encoding N-acetylmuramoyl-L-alanine amidase, whose product is MASRPRIFPAFRSLLALVVAVCTYALAVPSLMAQGWQVTKIEGRDYVSIESVKKFYGFQTAEKKGNSIVLKSLDKTGKNGIIMQLQIGSQECLLNKVKFIFTHNVESGGSLGLISQMDLIKLIEPVLRPNFIPNAGDFRTVILDAGHGGKDPGATNPLGTEANYNLSLAGRIKGLLEKQGFRVILTRSTDRYYSLQERVEIANAVKENSIFISLHFNSGGRDARGIETFTLSPPGVAHYGAGFKSSDAFARRGNEHDSANIALATAVHGSILRELRENTFDRGIKRARFSVLSGIRHPAILFEGGFMSHPYEARLIANEKYQIALANGIATAIRKYQFAVTRMPASKPNP
- the folP gene encoding dihydropteroate synthase, whose protein sequence is MDLSRRGRIMGILNTTPDSFSDGGLNNGPGTAMEHARRMISEGAEIIDIGGESTRPGAAEVPEQDEIARTAPIIRALRAEWDGWISIDTSKAAVAEAALTAGADIVNDVCGLRDPAMVAVCAASGCGVVVMHMQGQPRTMQLAPTYGDVVREIRGFFEERHASLTSAGIHPEALCFDPGIGFGKTLDHNLALLRSLGDLAAHNRPLLLGVSRKSFLGVLLGETALEAREWPTAALTSLGREKGVLLHRVHSVRTNLEALRMTEAILGGGQLPPAA